Proteins encoded by one window of Candidatus Eisenbacteria bacterium:
- a CDS encoding inorganic phosphate transporter: MGIGTAVGGWRIIHTLGTRVTRLEPVQGFAAETGAASVIEFASRVGIPLSTTHTISTAIMGVGSARRLSAVRWGVAGEIATAWVLTFPICGVLGFLSAKLFQLVGLR, encoded by the coding sequence GATGGGGATCGGGACGGCGGTCGGCGGCTGGCGGATCATCCACACGCTCGGGACGCGGGTGACGAGGCTGGAGCCCGTCCAGGGATTCGCTGCCGAGACCGGGGCCGCCTCCGTGATCGAGTTCGCCTCCAGGGTGGGGATACCGCTCTCGACCACGCACACGATCTCAACGGCGATCATGGGAGTCGGGTCCGCGCGGCGGCTCTCCGCGGTTCGCTGGGGAGTGGCCGGGGAGATCGCCACCGCGTGGGTCCTGACCTTCCCGATCTGCGGCGTGCTGGGTTTCCTGTCCGCGAAGCTCTTTCAACTGGTGGGTCTCCGCTGA